A genomic region of Thermus sp. LT1-2-5 contains the following coding sequences:
- a CDS encoding dihydrolipoamide acetyltransferase family protein, with amino-acid sequence MPKEILMPELAESVVEGEILKWLVEEGDYLKKDQPFVEVMTDKVTVELPSPYEGVLLKKLAKEGEVVKVHAPIALIAEPHEAAAPVQAVEERSIVEPGLPTKEEKEDLSLFKPDPTQVAVKNPFLNQTQPQEETRPQGRVLAVPAARKLARELGIPLEEVPGSGPLGRVRVEDVRAYAAKRAAPPAPPQEAPSPTPFPPPPRYTPPKGYEPLEERVPLRGVRRAIAQGLWQSHLYTVRTLNVDEADLTELVALRERLKPQAEAQGVKLTYLPFIVKAAVRALKKYPMLNASLDEERQEIVYKRYYHIGLAVATERGLVVPVVRDADRKSVLELAQIIAELSAKAREGRLSPEEVSGSTFTITNIGSVGATLSFPIINLPDAAILGVHSIRKRPWVMPDGSIQARDIMFLSLSFDHRLVDGAEAALFTREVIRLLENPDLLLLEM; translated from the coding sequence ATGCCCAAAGAGATCCTCATGCCCGAGCTCGCCGAAAGCGTGGTGGAAGGCGAGATCCTCAAGTGGTTGGTAGAAGAAGGGGACTACCTCAAGAAGGACCAGCCCTTCGTGGAGGTGATGACGGACAAGGTCACGGTAGAGCTCCCTTCCCCTTACGAGGGCGTCCTCCTGAAGAAGCTGGCCAAGGAGGGGGAGGTGGTGAAGGTCCACGCCCCCATCGCCCTCATCGCCGAACCCCACGAGGCGGCGGCCCCGGTGCAGGCGGTGGAGGAGCGCTCCATCGTGGAGCCGGGCCTTCCAACCAAAGAGGAGAAGGAAGACCTCTCCCTCTTCAAGCCCGACCCCACGCAGGTGGCGGTGAAAAACCCCTTCCTGAACCAGACCCAGCCCCAGGAGGAGACCAGGCCCCAAGGCCGGGTCCTGGCGGTGCCCGCCGCCCGCAAGCTGGCCCGGGAACTGGGCATCCCCCTCGAGGAGGTGCCCGGCTCGGGACCCTTAGGCCGGGTACGGGTGGAAGACGTGCGGGCCTATGCGGCCAAGCGGGCGGCTCCCCCCGCACCTCCCCAGGAAGCCCCCTCCCCCACCCCCTTCCCCCCACCCCCCCGCTACACCCCCCCCAAGGGCTACGAGCCCCTGGAGGAGCGCGTGCCCCTCAGGGGCGTGCGCCGGGCCATCGCCCAGGGGCTTTGGCAAAGCCATCTCTATACCGTGCGCACCCTCAACGTGGACGAGGCGGATCTCACGGAGCTGGTGGCCTTAAGGGAGCGCCTTAAACCCCAGGCGGAGGCCCAAGGGGTCAAGCTCACCTACCTGCCCTTCATCGTCAAGGCAGCGGTAAGGGCCCTAAAAAAGTACCCCATGCTCAACGCCAGCCTGGACGAGGAAAGGCAGGAAATCGTCTACAAGCGGTACTACCACATCGGCCTGGCGGTGGCCACGGAGCGGGGCCTGGTGGTGCCCGTGGTGCGGGACGCCGACCGCAAGAGCGTCCTGGAGCTGGCCCAAATCATCGCCGAGCTTTCCGCCAAGGCCCGGGAAGGGCGCCTCAGCCCCGAGGAGGTTTCGGGCTCCACCTTCACCATCACCAACATCGGCTCCGTGGGGGCCACCTTGAGCTTCCCCATCATCAACCTGCCGGACGCCGCCATCCTGGGGGTCCACTCCATCCGCAAGCGGCCTTGGGTTATGCCGGATGGCTCTATCCAGGCGCGGGACATCATGTTCCTCTCCCTCTCCTTCGATCACCGCCTGGTGGACGGGGCCGAGGCGGCCCTCTTTACCCGGGAAGTGATCCGGCTTTTGGAGAACCCCGACCTTTTGCTTCTGGAAATGTAG
- the lipB gene encoding lipoyl(octanoyl) transferase LipB, producing MEFRVEDLGLVPYEEAWAYQKAVHREVVEGKRPPTLLLLEHPRVITLGRKATGENLLFPESWYRENGFALYWVERGGDVTYHGPGQLVGYPIFPVGREVRRFLRQIEEAIVKVAAAYGIAAYPTPGYAGVWVGEDKLCAIGVAVKEGVSFHGFALNVSTDLNDFSVIVPCGLKGKGVTSLERLLRRKVPMEEAKAKVVEAFAEVFGLVPRWERKASHEAQV from the coding sequence GTGGAGTTCCGGGTGGAAGACCTCGGCCTGGTGCCGTACGAGGAGGCCTGGGCGTACCAGAAGGCCGTGCACCGGGAGGTGGTGGAGGGCAAGCGCCCCCCCACCCTCCTCCTTCTGGAGCATCCCCGGGTCATCACCTTAGGCCGCAAGGCCACGGGGGAGAACCTCCTCTTCCCCGAGAGCTGGTACCGGGAAAACGGCTTCGCCCTCTACTGGGTGGAGCGGGGCGGGGACGTGACCTACCACGGCCCGGGGCAGCTGGTGGGCTACCCCATCTTCCCCGTGGGGCGGGAGGTGCGCCGCTTCCTGCGGCAGATAGAGGAGGCCATCGTCAAGGTGGCGGCGGCCTACGGCATCGCCGCCTACCCCACCCCCGGGTACGCCGGGGTCTGGGTGGGGGAGGACAAGCTTTGCGCCATCGGGGTGGCGGTGAAGGAGGGGGTGAGCTTCCACGGCTTCGCCTTGAACGTCTCCACCGACCTCAACGACTTTAGCGTTATCGTCCCCTGCGGCCTCAAGGGGAAGGGGGTCACCTCCTTGGAACGGCTTTTGCGGCGGAAGGTGCCCATGGAGGAGGCCAAGGCCAAGGTGGTGGAGGCTTTCGCCGAGGTGTTCGGCCTGGTGCCCAGGTGGGAGAGGAAAGCGAGCCATGAAGCCCAAGTTTGA
- the lipA gene encoding lipoyl synthase, producing MKPKFEVVELLAPSGEVVELKVVKRGLAQARPEPVDRNKPAWLRATLPTGAKYQALKRTVEELRLHTVCQEALCPNVGECWTHGTLTVMILGDICTRACKFCAVHTGNPKGLVDLEEPRRVAEAIARLGIRYVVLTSVDRDDLPDGGASHFAATIRAIKEMAPGVLVEALTPDFQGDLKAVEAVLDAGPEVYAQNLETVRRLTPKVRDPRAGYEQTLKVLAHAKRYRSQVLTKSSLMLGLGETEEELLQAMRDLRAAGVDILTLGQYLRPTPAHLPVERYVPPEDFKKYEAWGYELGFKEVFSGPLVRSSYRADRVFLEATSR from the coding sequence ATGAAGCCCAAGTTTGAGGTGGTGGAACTTTTGGCCCCCTCGGGGGAGGTGGTGGAGCTCAAGGTGGTGAAGCGGGGCCTGGCCCAAGCCCGTCCCGAGCCCGTGGACCGGAACAAGCCCGCTTGGCTCAGGGCCACCTTGCCCACGGGGGCCAAGTACCAGGCGTTAAAGCGCACGGTGGAAGAGCTCCGCCTCCACACCGTCTGCCAGGAGGCCCTGTGTCCCAACGTGGGGGAGTGTTGGACCCACGGCACCCTCACGGTAATGATCCTGGGGGATATCTGCACACGGGCTTGCAAGTTCTGCGCTGTCCACACGGGAAACCCCAAGGGGTTGGTGGACCTGGAGGAGCCCCGGCGGGTGGCGGAGGCCATCGCCCGGCTTGGCATCCGCTACGTGGTCCTCACCAGCGTGGACCGGGACGACCTGCCCGACGGCGGGGCTTCCCACTTCGCCGCCACCATCCGGGCCATCAAGGAGATGGCCCCCGGGGTCTTGGTGGAGGCCCTCACCCCCGATTTCCAAGGGGATCTTAAGGCGGTGGAGGCGGTCTTGGATGCGGGGCCCGAGGTCTACGCCCAGAACCTGGAAACGGTGCGCCGCCTCACCCCCAAGGTGCGGGACCCCCGGGCGGGGTACGAACAGACCCTGAAGGTGCTGGCCCACGCCAAGCGGTACAGGTCCCAGGTCCTCACCAAGTCCAGCCTCATGCTGGGCCTTGGGGAAACGGAAGAGGAGCTCCTTCAGGCCATGCGGGACCTCCGGGCGGCGGGGGTGGATATCCTCACCCTGGGCCAGTACCTGCGGCCCACCCCGGCCCACCTGCCCGTGGAGCGCTACGTGCCCCCGGAGGACTTCAAGAAGTACGAGGCCTGGGGGTACGAGCTCGGCTTTAAGGAGGTCTTCTCCGGGCCCTTGGTGCGGAGCTCCTACCGGGCGGACCGGGTGTTTTTGGAGGCCACCTCCCGATAA
- a CDS encoding DUF3054 domain-containing protein: MGRPSPYLFLLDLLALLLFAALGLLSHGQAVTLGGLARNVLPVLFVWLLLSPFLGTYRRPSWRNLLLTWLLAFPSGLWLRQMVLGGSFGVGFFVFLGVAMVFSLLFLLFLRGLAKLLKLW, from the coding sequence ATGGGAAGGCCTTCCCCCTACCTCTTCCTCCTGGATCTCTTGGCCCTCCTCCTCTTCGCCGCCTTGGGGCTTCTTTCCCACGGCCAGGCGGTGACCCTAGGGGGCCTTGCCCGCAACGTCCTCCCGGTGCTTTTCGTCTGGCTTCTCCTTTCCCCCTTCCTCGGCACCTACCGGAGGCCCAGTTGGCGGAACCTCCTCCTCACCTGGCTCCTCGCCTTCCCCAGCGGGCTATGGCTGCGGCAGATGGTCCTTGGGGGGAGTTTTGGCGTGGGGTTTTTCGTCTTCCTGGGCGTGGCCATGGTCTTTAGCCTGCTTTTCCTCCTTTTTCTCCGGGGCCTCGCCAAGCTCCTCAAGCTCTGGTAA
- the lpdA gene encoding dihydrolipoyl dehydrogenase — protein MDAYDLIVIGTGPGGYHAAIRGAQLGLKVLAVEAAEVGGVCLNVGCIPTKALLHAAETLHHLKVGEGFGLKATPELDLGKLGSWRESVVKKLTGGVAALLKGNKVELVRGFARFAGPKEIEVNGRRYGAKSLILATGSEPASLPGFPFGEDVWDSTRALRVEEGIPGRLLVIGGGAVGLELGQIYHRLGAQVTLIEYMPEILPAGDPETAALLRRALEKEGLQVRTGTKAVGYEKKKDGLHVRLEAAQGGGGEEIVVDKILVAVGRKPRTEGLNLEKAGVALDAKGFVKVNARMETTAPGVYAIGDVARPPLLAHKAMKEGLVAAENAAGKDAAFDYQIPSVVYTSPEWAGVGLTEEEARRAGYRVRVGKFPFAASGRALTLGATEGLIKVVGDEETDLLLGVFIVGPQAGELIAEATLALEMAATVSDLALTVHAHPTLSEGLMEAAEAFHKQAIHILNR, from the coding sequence ATGGACGCTTACGACCTCATCGTCATCGGCACCGGCCCCGGCGGCTACCACGCCGCCATACGGGGAGCGCAGCTCGGCCTGAAGGTCCTGGCGGTGGAGGCCGCCGAGGTGGGAGGGGTGTGCCTCAACGTGGGCTGCATCCCCACCAAGGCCCTCCTGCACGCCGCCGAAACCCTGCACCACCTAAAGGTGGGGGAGGGCTTCGGCCTAAAGGCGACCCCGGAGCTGGACCTGGGAAAGCTCGGGTCCTGGCGGGAGAGCGTGGTGAAGAAGCTCACCGGGGGGGTGGCCGCCCTCCTCAAGGGGAACAAGGTGGAGCTGGTGCGCGGCTTCGCCCGCTTCGCCGGGCCCAAGGAAATAGAGGTGAACGGAAGGCGCTATGGCGCCAAAAGCCTCATCCTGGCCACGGGGAGCGAGCCCGCAAGCCTCCCTGGCTTCCCCTTTGGGGAGGACGTCTGGGACTCCACCCGGGCCCTGCGGGTGGAGGAGGGGATCCCTGGGCGCCTCCTCGTGATCGGGGGCGGGGCGGTGGGGCTGGAGTTGGGCCAGATCTACCACCGTTTAGGGGCCCAGGTGACCCTCATCGAGTACATGCCGGAGATCCTCCCCGCGGGCGACCCGGAAACCGCCGCCCTCCTCCGCCGGGCCCTGGAGAAGGAGGGCCTGCAGGTGCGCACGGGCACCAAGGCCGTGGGGTATGAAAAGAAGAAGGACGGCCTCCACGTGCGCCTCGAGGCCGCCCAAGGGGGCGGGGGGGAAGAGATCGTGGTGGATAAGATCCTGGTGGCCGTGGGCCGCAAGCCCCGCACCGAGGGCCTAAACCTGGAAAAGGCAGGGGTGGCGCTAGACGCCAAGGGCTTCGTCAAGGTGAACGCCCGGATGGAAACCACCGCTCCCGGGGTCTACGCCATCGGGGACGTGGCCCGGCCCCCCCTCCTCGCCCACAAGGCCATGAAGGAGGGGCTGGTGGCCGCAGAGAACGCCGCCGGCAAGGACGCCGCTTTCGATTATCAAATCCCCAGCGTGGTCTACACCTCCCCCGAGTGGGCGGGGGTGGGCCTCACGGAGGAGGAGGCCAGGCGGGCGGGCTACCGGGTGAGGGTGGGGAAGTTCCCCTTTGCCGCCAGCGGCCGGGCCCTCACCCTGGGGGCCACGGAGGGGCTCATCAAGGTGGTGGGGGACGAGGAAACGGACCTCCTCCTGGGCGTCTTCATCGTGGGCCCCCAAGCGGGGGAGCTCATCGCCGAGGCCACCTTGGCCCTGGAGATGGCGGCCACGGTGTCCGACCTGGCCCTCACCGTCCACGCCCACCCCACGCTTTCCGAAGGGCTCATGGAGGCGGCGGAGGCCTTCCACAAACAGGCCATCCACATCCTGAACCGCTAG
- a CDS encoding alpha-ketoacid dehydrogenase subunit beta, producing the protein MALMTMVQALNRALDEEMAQDPRVVVLGEDVGKRGGVFLVTEGLLQKYGPDRVMDTPLSEAAIVGAALGMAAHGLRPVAEIQFADYIFPGFDQLVSQVAKLRYRSGGQFTAPLVIRMPSGGGVKGGHHHSQSPEAHFVHTAGLKVVAVSTPYDAKGLLKAAIRDEDPVVFLEPKRLYRSVKEEVPEEEYLLPLGKAALRREGKDLTLIGYGTVMPEVLQAAEELSKAGVSAEVLDLRSLMPWDYEAVMNSVAKTGRVVLVSDAPRHASFVSEVAATIAEDILDLLLAPPIRVTGFDTPYPYAQDKLYLPTVTRILNAAKRALDY; encoded by the coding sequence ATGGCCCTCATGACCATGGTGCAGGCCCTCAACCGGGCCCTGGACGAGGAGATGGCCCAGGACCCCCGGGTGGTGGTCCTGGGGGAGGATGTGGGCAAGCGGGGTGGGGTCTTCTTGGTGACGGAGGGGCTTTTGCAGAAGTACGGCCCCGACCGGGTCATGGACACCCCCCTCTCCGAGGCGGCCATCGTGGGGGCGGCCTTGGGCATGGCCGCCCACGGCCTTAGGCCCGTGGCGGAGATCCAGTTCGCCGATTACATCTTCCCCGGGTTTGACCAGCTGGTAAGCCAAGTGGCCAAGCTCCGTTACCGCTCCGGGGGGCAGTTCACCGCCCCCCTGGTCATCCGCATGCCCTCGGGGGGCGGGGTGAAGGGGGGGCACCACCACTCGCAAAGCCCCGAGGCCCACTTTGTCCACACCGCTGGGCTCAAGGTGGTGGCGGTGTCCACCCCTTACGACGCCAAGGGCCTCCTGAAGGCGGCCATCCGCGACGAGGACCCCGTGGTCTTCCTGGAGCCTAAGCGCCTCTACCGCTCGGTGAAGGAGGAGGTGCCGGAGGAGGAGTACCTCCTGCCCTTGGGCAAAGCCGCCCTGCGGCGGGAGGGGAAGGACCTCACCTTAATCGGCTACGGCACGGTGATGCCCGAGGTGCTCCAGGCCGCCGAGGAGCTTTCCAAGGCCGGGGTTTCCGCCGAGGTGCTGGACCTAAGAAGCCTCATGCCCTGGGACTACGAGGCGGTGATGAACTCTGTGGCCAAGACGGGACGGGTGGTCCTGGTTTCCGACGCCCCCAGGCACGCCAGCTTCGTGAGCGAGGTGGCCGCCACCATCGCCGAGGACATCCTGGACCTGCTCCTCGCTCCCCCCATCCGGGTCACGGGGTTTGACACCCCCTACCCCTACGCCCAGGACAAGCTTTACCTGCCCACCGTCACCCGCATCCTCAACGCCGCCAAGCGGGCGCTAGACTACTGA
- a CDS encoding NAD(P)-dependent oxidoreductase: MEKVAFLGLGAMGYPMAGHLAKRFPTLVWNRTFAKASRHQEEFGSEAVPLERVAEARVIFTCLPTTKEVAEVAEALLPHLRPGTYWVDATSGEPEGSRRLAERLEEKGVTYLDAPVSGGTVGAERGTLTVMMGGPKEAVEQVRPFLAYAGKVVHVGPVGAGHAVKAINNALLAVNLWAAGEGLVALVRQGVSAEKALEVINASSGRSNATENLIPQRVLTRAFPKTFALGLLVKDLGIAMGVLEGAKDPSPLLRLTREVYEMAQRELSPEADHVEALKLLERWAGVEIR, translated from the coding sequence ATGGAGAAGGTGGCCTTCCTCGGGCTTGGGGCCATGGGGTATCCCATGGCGGGGCATCTGGCCAAGCGCTTTCCCACCTTGGTCTGGAACCGAACCTTCGCCAAGGCCTCGAGGCACCAGGAGGAGTTCGGCTCGGAGGCCGTGCCCCTGGAACGGGTGGCGGAGGCGCGGGTGATCTTCACCTGCCTGCCCACCACCAAGGAGGTGGCGGAGGTGGCGGAGGCCCTCTTGCCCCACCTCAGGCCCGGCACCTACTGGGTGGACGCCACCAGCGGCGAGCCCGAGGGGAGCCGGCGCCTGGCGGAGCGGCTAGAGGAAAAGGGGGTCACCTACCTGGACGCCCCCGTCTCTGGGGGCACGGTGGGGGCGGAGCGGGGCACCCTCACGGTGATGATGGGGGGTCCAAAGGAGGCGGTGGAGCAGGTGAGGCCCTTCTTGGCCTACGCCGGAAAGGTGGTCCACGTGGGGCCCGTGGGGGCAGGACATGCGGTGAAGGCCATCAACAACGCCCTTTTGGCGGTGAACCTCTGGGCGGCGGGGGAGGGGCTTGTGGCCTTGGTGCGGCAGGGGGTTTCTGCGGAAAAGGCCCTGGAGGTGATCAACGCTTCCAGCGGCCGCTCCAACGCCACGGAAAACCTCATCCCACAGAGGGTCCTCACCCGGGCCTTCCCCAAGACCTTCGCCCTAGGGCTTTTGGTGAAGGACCTGGGCATCGCCATGGGGGTGCTGGAGGGGGCCAAGGACCCAAGCCCCCTCCTCCGCCTCACCCGGGAGGTCTACGAGATGGCCCAGCGGGAGCTCTCCCCCGAAGCGGACCACGTGGAGGCCCTAAAGCTCCTGGAGCGCTGGGCCGGGGTGGAGATCCGCTAA